The Allocoprobacillus halotolerans nucleotide sequence TTTGCTTTTTGTGCCACAGCTTTTGCGACCACTTCGCTAACACGTGGATCTAAAGCATGAGGAATGACATAAGTTGGTGATAATTCTTTTTCATCAACAAGTGAAGCCAAACCATAAGCTGCAGCTAATTTCATGCCTTCACTGATTTTTCTTGCTTTGACATTCAAAGCACCTCTAAACAATCCAGGAAAAGCCAAAACGTTATTAATTTGATTTGGATAATCAGAACGTCCAGTTCCCATGACTGCCACTCCAGCATCAATAGCATCTTGATAAGGAATTTCAGGTTCTGGATTTGCCATTGCAAAAACAATTGGATTTTCTTTCATACTACGAATCATGTCAGGTATTAAAACACCTGGTGCAGACACACCAATAAAGACATCTGCTTCTTTCATAGCTTCAGCCATTGTCATGCGTTTGGCCTGAGAATTTGTAATTTCTGTTAATTCTTGTGTTAAAAAATCATACTGATCATAATCTTCTTTTGTGACAATACCATTGATATTGAAACCATAGATTTCTTTAACGCCTAAAGCATGAATCATCTTAATAATTGAACTTCCAGCTGCCCCTGTTCCACTCACAACAACAGTAATATCTTCAATTTTTTTGTTGACAACTTTTAAGGCATTGAGTAAACCTGCTGTAACAACAATTGCTGTTCCATGCTGATCGTCATGGAATACAGGAATATCAAGTTCATCAATTAATGTTCTTTCAATTTCCACACAACGTGGTGCACTAATATCCTCTAAATTAATACCACCAAACGATGGTGCAATCGCTTTAACAATGCGGATGATTTCTTGAGGATCTTTCGTATCTAAACAAATCGGAACTGCATCTATTTGCCCAAACTTTTTAAACAAAATAGATTTTCCTTCCATAACTGGCATGGCTGCTTCAGGACCAATATCACCTAAACCTAAAACGGCAGTCCCATCACTAACAACAGCAACACTGTTTTGTTTCCATGTATATTGATAAACAGCATCCTTATTTTTCGCAATCTGACGACATGGTTCAGCCACACCTGGTGTATAAGCCAATGATAAATCATGGCTTTCGTTTAATGGTACTTTTAATTGAACTTCTAATTTTCCTTTTGCTTTTTCATGCATTTCTAATGCTTCTTGATATATATCTTTCATCTTTTTCCCTCTTTCCCTATTTATTATGACATAATTATGAACAAATGAAAAGCAGATGTTTCCATCTGCCCTGTTTTTATAGTGTTGTAATCATAACAGTCATGACACCATCATACGTTACTTCTTTTTGATCGCTACATACAATAAAATGATCACCTTTTTTAACTTCCATATCTTCAAGTGTTCCTTCTCCTTCTAAAACACTGACTAATTGGAAAGGTTTATCATTTGCAATTGTATTTACCCCTTCCATTCTATAACAATCTACTGTAAAGAATTCACTTTCTACATATCTTGTTTTAGAACCATGATCCAAATGACTATTTGTAAATAATTTGTTTGTTGTTAAATCTGCAGGTACATTTGTCACATCAATAGACTGTTGAACATGTAACTGTCTTTCATTTCCATCTTTATCTTTACGATGGTAATCATATACACGATAAGTAATATCAGATGATTGTTGTGCTTCATATATCAATGAACCACTACAAATCGCATGTAAAGTTCCTGAAGGAATATAGAAAAAATCTCCTTTATTGATTTCAAAAGAATTTAACAATTGATCATAATCATCATTTTCAATTGCTTGAATAAATTCTTCTTTTGTTTTGGCATGATGTCCCATTACCATTTTTGTTCCTTCATCAGCTTGTAAAACATACCAACATTCTGTTTTTCCTAATGAATTTTCATGTTTTGCAGCATATTCATCATTAGGATGAACTTGTACAGATAAATCATTTTTCGCATCAATAATTTTAACTAATAGAGGGAACTGATCCCCTTGAATATCACCAAAAAGTTCACGATGGTTTTGCCATAATGATGAAACAGTTTGTCCTTGATATTCACCATTTGCAATCATACAATCACCATTTTGATGACCTGAAATAGCCCAGCATTCTCCAGTCTGATCACTAGGAATATCATATCCATAAACATCTCTGAGTTTATGTCCACCCCAAATCATTTCTTTAAATACCGGTTGAATCTTTAAAATATGTCCCATAATCATCATCCTTTCCTATATATTTTAAGAATTCTTCTATCTGATTTTCATGAAAAAGTTGAATGCCGTGTTCTTGACACATTTTCGCAAAAACACCTTGTCCTTCAATGAGACGATGTTGAAAAGTGCCATCATAAACACCATCACAGCCACAGCTTGGACTTCTAAACTTCAACAATGCGACTGTTATATCATTTTGAATAAATATATCTAAAGCTTTTTTAGCTCCTGTCAAATATTCCTGAGTCACATCCTGATGATGAATAGTTTTGACAATCAATGGATCATTGGATTGAATCTCTGCTGGATCACGTGGGATAGGAAGTCCCCCTAATACCTCTGGACATACAGGTATCACTTGATTATTTTTATTCATTTCAATGATGACATGAACAGGATGACTTTTTCCATTATATGTACATTGTACACCTAATAAACATTGACTGACACCAATCTTCATTTTTCGATAATCTCCATAATTTGTTTAGGTTCATCAACAATATAATCAGCACCTGCTGCTTCTAATTCCTGACGACCACGAAAGCCCCATGTTACACCTACAGAATCCATACCGCAAAATATCCAGTATCAATATCAACTTGACTATCACCAATAAATAAACAATCTTTTTTATCTAGTTTCATAGCCATTAATGCATAATATGTTGATTGTGGATCAGGTTTAACAGGATACAGTTCTTGTTGCCCACATATAGCAACAAATGTATCAGGAAACAATGTTTCAACGATTTCGATTGCTAAAGCATGTGGTTTATTTGTCACAACAGCCATTTTTATCTCTTTTGTTTTTAAATTTTCAATCAATTCTTTCATTCCTGGGTAAGGACATGTATGATCTAAACAATGTTGACGATATATTTGTTGAAATTCTTCAAGACATTCATCAAGCAAATGTAAATGATCTTGCCCTAATGCTCTTTCCATTAATTTTTTAACACCATTTCCAACAAACATACGATATTTAGAAATATCATGCATTGGTAAATGATGTAATTTTAAAACTTCATTTGTTGAAAATGCTAAATCTTCTATAGAATTTACTAAAGTTCCATCTAAATCAAATAAACAACCTTTTTTCATAGAAACCCCCTTGATATTATAACAGTATTGAAAAAATAATAAAAGATGTTATAATGATTTTATGTCAAATGGGGTGAATTTATGCAAAATAATCAATCAAGAAAATATACTGATATTTTTACATTTATTGGTTATACATTAGGCTTTTTATGTATTATCTGGTATTTTGTAGCTGGTGGAAGTCCATTCTTACCACTAATTGGTGTCATTATTATTTTTATTGGACGTTTTATTGGTTATGGAATTGATCGTATGATTGATTTAAAACAAAAAAATAAAGTGATAGATTCTTATGAACCTATCACATTTTTATTTTTGACTTCTTTTTCTTTTCACAACTACAAGTACTGTTATCATTCCACCCACAATCACAACAATACTACCATAATAAGCTACTCTTTCTAACATGGAAAATGACAAATCTTGTGATAAATGCATATCAAAAGTATAGAGTAATTGTTGGTTATCATAAATTGAAATAGTTCCAATCTTCTCTCCTTTTTCCATTGGTGCAATCAAATAAGAAGATGTATCTATCTCAAATTGAAGATCATTGACAGAAAGATTTTTATCAACAATCAGTGAAATCGTTTCAGGTATCTGATACTGATAATGAAATTGAAAGGATTGGAAAACCCAGTAATCAGCAATATCTTCATCTTTTTTATAAACAATCACCTCATGATAATTGTCATGAAGATACTGACAAACAGTAATCGCATCACGAACATGATTTTGAGTATACTGCCCTTTTGCATATGCTGTAACTAAAATAAACTGATGTCCATCAACTGTCATTGAACTTGCCAGTGTTAATTGGGCTTCATCAGTAAACCCACTTTTTGCGCCATCAATTTGTGAAATATCAAGATTATAACTGTTTTTTCCTCTCTGCAGCGAAGATGCCCATGTGTGATTTTCCATCGAACTTGTATAAGTACGGGCATTAAAAACTTCTTCAAAAACTTGATTTTCTAAAGCATGATGTAAAATCATAGCCATATCATAAGCAGTTGTATAATGATTATCATCATGAAGTCCAGTTACATTTGTAAAATGTGAGTTTTCCAGTTCCAATTGATTGACTAATTGATTCATCGCTGTGACAAGACCATCAGTTGAACCATATGTCAAACGCGCTAAAGCATTACAGGCATCAGCCCCTGATGGAAGTAATGCCCCATATAATAAATCTTCATATGTAACCTGTTCGCCTGCATAAAACCCCGCTACAGAAGCTCCAGCTTCATATAATCCTTTTAAATCTTCATCACTGATACGTACTTTTTCATGCACATCTTCAATCTGATCAAGTGCCAAACTCACGGTTAAAATCTTTGTCATACTGGCCGGATATATTTTTTCTTGACTGCCTTGATCTAAATAGACAATCTGTGTTGCTTGATCATATAAATAAGCATAGTTTGAATGTAAGGACAACTGTATATCATCACTGGCAGATACAGGAACAATCTGTATCGCAAACAGAAAGGCAACAAGAATACCTATGATTTTCTTCATTTCACAATTCCTTTCTTTAAAAAACTCAATTTCGTTTCAGAAATAATAATCGCTACAAAAATCAAGATAAAGCCTAGTAAAATTTTAAATGTTAAAACTTCACCATAAAAAGCGATTGAAAAAGCGACACCAAAGACAGATTCTAATGATAAAATAAGTGATGCATTACATTCACTTGTATATTTTTGTCCAGTCGTTTGACAAAACATTGTTAATGCCGTTGCAAACACAACAAGATAAAGAATCTGTAGATAAATAGATGGTTGAATATTTGAAATAATACCAATGTTTTCTGTTGTTAAAGCTAAAATCAAAGCGACTATTGCTCCACCAATAAACTGTAATGAAGTAAAAGCACCCCCATCAATACCTTCTGAAAACTTTTTAATCAATAAAATATGTCCAGCGTATAATAGTCCTCCACATAAGGTTAGAAAATCACCAATATTCATTGTTAAATTGCCATCTAAAGATACACAGCCAATTCCTAAAATACAAATAAAGGCAGCTATAAAATTATAAATATCAGGTCGTTTATGGTAAAACAACCAGACAAGAAAAGGAACGATTGCGCAATAAACAGCTGTTAAAAAAGCATTTTTACCAGGCGTTGTATAATTCAATCCCCATGTTTGGACATAATAAGCTCCAAACAAACAACTTCCAGTGATTAAACCACCTTTGATTTGTTGAAAATTTAATGTTTTTATCTTTTTGATAAATAGAAGTGATAATAAGATGGCAGCTAAAGAAAATCTTAAGAAAAGTAAAACTGCAGGTGTTAAAAAATCAACAGCACTTTTCATAACAATAAAAGAACTTCCCCAGATTAAAGCTGCTAAAAGTAATAATAAACTTCCTTGAATATTTTTTCCCATTTCAATCTCCTTTCAAAAAGAAATGGTACAAATTGTACCATTCTTTATTTATCATTAATCACATCATGGCAGCGATGGCATAATTCGCCTTCCATTTGAGATTCTTCATAATAATTCCAGCATCTTGGACATTGTACACCATTGAATTTTTCACTATGGATATATGCTGTTTCATATTCTTCAAGGTTTGTTGTATCATTGACAAGAACAACCTTTGCAACAATAAATAATTGTTTTAAAACATCTTTTAATGCATCCATATCTTGATATGATTCTTTTAAACAAATTGTCACTTTAGCTTCCATATTTGATTTGATGACTTTTTCATTTCTTAATTCTTCTAATGATTTTAAGACATCTTTTCTTAATAAT carries:
- a CDS encoding NAD(P)-dependent malic enzyme; the encoded protein is MKDIYQEALEMHEKAKGKLEVQLKVPLNESHDLSLAYTPGVAEPCRQIAKNKDAVYQYTWKQNSVAVVSDGTAVLGLGDIGPEAAMPVMEGKSILFKKFGQIDAVPICLDTKDPQEIIRIVKAIAPSFGGINLEDISAPRCVEIERTLIDELDIPVFHDDQHGTAIVVTAGLLNALKVVNKKIEDITVVVSGTGAAGSSIIKMIHALGVKEIYGFNINGIVTKEDYDQYDFLTQELTEITNSQAKRMTMAEAMKEADVFIGVSAPGVLIPDMIRSMKENPIVFAMANPEPEIPYQDAIDAGVAVMGTGRSDYPNQINNVLAFPGLFRGALNVKARKISEGMKLAAAYGLASLVDEKELSPTYVIPHALDPRVSEVVAKAVAQKAKEEGLAK
- a CDS encoding type I phosphomannose isomerase catalytic subunit → MGHILKIQPVFKEMIWGGHKLRDVYGYDIPSDQTGECWAISGHQNGDCMIANGEYQGQTVSSLWQNHRELFGDIQGDQFPLLVKIIDAKNDLSVQVHPNDEYAAKHENSLGKTECWYVLQADEGTKMVMGHHAKTKEEFIQAIENDDYDQLLNSFEINKGDFFYIPSGTLHAICSGSLIYEAQQSSDITYRVYDYHRKDKDGNERQLHVQQSIDVTNVPADLTTNKLFTNSHLDHGSKTRYVESEFFTVDCYRMEGVNTIANDKPFQLVSVLEGEGTLEDMEVKKGDHFIVCSDQKEVTYDGVMTVMITTL
- a CDS encoding DUF523 domain-containing protein; the encoded protein is MKIGVSQCLLGVQCTYNGKSHPVHVIIEMNKNNQVIPVCPEVLGGLPIPRDPAEIQSNDPLIVKTIHHQDVTQEYLTGAKKALDIFIQNDITVALLKFRSPSCGCDGVYDGTFQHRLIEGQGVFAKMCQEHGIQLFHENQIEEFLKYIGKDDDYGTYFKDSTGI
- a CDS encoding HAD family hydrolase, which encodes MDSVGVTWGFRGRQELEAAGADYIVDEPKQIMEIIEK
- a CDS encoding HAD family hydrolase — encoded protein: MKKGCLFDLDGTLVNSIEDLAFSTNEVLKLHHLPMHDISKYRMFVGNGVKKLMERALGQDHLHLLDECLEEFQQIYRQHCLDHTCPYPGMKELIENLKTKEIKMAVVTNKPHALAIEIVETLFPDTFVAICGQQELYPVKPDPQSTYYALMAMKLDKKDCLFIGDSQVDIDTGYFAVWIL
- a CDS encoding D-alanyl-D-alanine carboxypeptidase family protein; protein product: MKKIIGILVAFLFAIQIVPVSASDDIQLSLHSNYAYLYDQATQIVYLDQGSQEKIYPASMTKILTVSLALDQIEDVHEKVRISDEDLKGLYEAGASVAGFYAGEQVTYEDLLYGALLPSGADACNALARLTYGSTDGLVTAMNQLVNQLELENSHFTNVTGLHDDNHYTTAYDMAMILHHALENQVFEEVFNARTYTSSMENHTWASSLQRGKNSYNLDISQIDGAKSGFTDEAQLTLASSMTVDGHQFILVTAYAKGQYTQNHVRDAITVCQYLHDNYHEVIVYKKDEDIADYWVFQSFQFHYQYQIPETISLIVDKNLSVNDLQFEIDTSSYLIAPMEKGEKIGTISIYDNQQLLYTFDMHLSQDLSFSMLERVAYYGSIVVIVGGMITVLVVVKRKRSQK
- a CDS encoding DMT family transporter — encoded protein: MGKNIQGSLLLLLAALIWGSSFIVMKSAVDFLTPAVLLFLRFSLAAILLSLLFIKKIKTLNFQQIKGGLITGSCLFGAYYVQTWGLNYTTPGKNAFLTAVYCAIVPFLVWLFYHKRPDIYNFIAAFICILGIGCVSLDGNLTMNIGDFLTLCGGLLYAGHILLIKKFSEGIDGGAFTSLQFIGGAIVALILALTTENIGIISNIQPSIYLQILYLVVFATALTMFCQTTGQKYTSECNASLILSLESVFGVAFSIAFYGEVLTFKILLGFILIFVAIIISETKLSFLKKGIVK